In the genome of Neodiprion pinetum isolate iyNeoPine1 chromosome 2, iyNeoPine1.2, whole genome shotgun sequence, one region contains:
- the LOC124212881 gene encoding COMM domain-containing protein 2-like encodes MLTLKSEHKKHIHFLVEQSTNVLQDFCKLGLDYLHNGPNFKLYNVAAQKLDIQPEDVRCTVEGLINLLLESCKCKLSTSDFRDSIIALGFSEDHEVLLTKLYTTKQSEISEILPTLGVKLQEYQSMEWRFETQISSRSLLSQVTPLVVLDFSLRNNVQQKIEHVIVQTDANNLLHITEELEQALQDGRSQHLRKIARSIR; translated from the exons ATGCTAACGTTAAAAAGCGAGCATAAAAAACATATTCACTTTCTCGTAGAACAGTCAACAAATG ttttacaGGACTTCTGCAAATTAGGATTGGACTATTTGCATAATGGACCAAACTTCAAGTTGTATAATGTAGCTGCTC AAAAATTAGACATCCAACCTGAGGATGTCAGGTGCACTGTAGAAGGACTCATCAATTTGCTACTAGAAAGCTGCAAATGCAAG TTGAGCACTTCTGATTTTCGAGATTCAATAATTGCTCTGGGCTTCTCTGAAGATCATGAAGTGTTACTCACCAAATTATATACTACAAAACAGTCTGAAATATCAGAAATATTACCGACACTTGGAGTCAAGTTACAAGAATACCAGAGTATGGAATGGAGATTCGAAACACAG ATTTCATCCAGATCGTTGTTGAGTCAAGTGACACCTTTGGTAGTCCTAGATTTCAGTCTTCGAAATAATgttcaacaaaaaattgaacatgtTATTGTTCAAACTGAcgcaaataatttattgcacaTCACTGAGGAATTGGAACAGGCTTTGCAGGATGGCCGAAGTCAACACCTGCGTAAAATTGCGAGGAGTATAAGATAG
- the papi gene encoding tudor and KH domain-containing protein homolog has product MKLLDRQLVLTFAIGLSLTGASAALLYMYYKKDDDPNDIRTTRLTTSRQNEVEIKVPRQYVPIIIGRAGAMIKDIQDKTETRINFSNDDKELPDRICKIRGKPESVHLAQIMIENIIANQPVIEVYETYIPQRACGRIIGRGGDTINHIQAVSGAKIMVESSSYKNPDSNQRIIIKGTAEHIAAALALVEEKVREENEIREKLDVSSSLRAPRGKISTRKTAVQVSDNHVYSTDSNQIPKTQDPEVLMEVYVSAVENPSQFWVQVVGPGAVALDELVAEMTEYYRDEENLELHMLKDVSVGQMVAAKFPFDERWYRAEVVTKLENDRYEVYFVDYGDHEALTIKEMMELRTDFLSLRLQAIECSLANVKPRDNEWSSEACDRFAELSWVAQWKALTAKVRGYKERVLAGGSSRREGSPIPCVDLYNKTDSRDINIGKELVNEGMAEDEGPWSSASSTLSLNRRDIHESTTMPRVSSSETPSPPPPTTRLPENGTHSPQTLHLPGNSNQTIVEIDLTTPKKQNSSIETVDLVTPLKTTDETNSWKSKKW; this is encoded by the exons ATGAAACTGCTAGATCGTCAGCTTGTGCTCACTTTTGCAATTGGATTGTCACTCACTGGTGCCAGCGCAGCTTTGCTGTACATGTATTACAAGAAG gATGATGATCCGAATGACATTCGAACTACACGTTTGACAACGTCGAGGCAAAATGAGGTGGAGATAAAGGTGCCGCGACAATACGTGCCAATTATAATTGGTCGTGCTGGAGCAATGATTAAAGACATTCAAGACAAGACTGAAACTAGAATAAACTTCTCCAATGACGATAAGGAGCTGCCGGACAGAATTTGCAAGATTCGCGGTAAACCGGAAAGCGTTCACTTGGCCCAGATCATGATAGAAAATATCATTGCCAATCAACCTGTCATTGAAGTTTATGAAACATACATACCTCAGCGAGCATGTGGACGAATCATTGGACGAGGCGGAGATACGATTAATCACATACAAGCAGTATCCGGGGCAAAAATTATGGTTGAGAGTTCCAGTTATAAGAATCCAG ATTCCAATCAGAGAATTATAATAAAGGGAACTGCCGAACACATCGCTGCAGCTTTGGCATTGGTTGAGGAAAAAGTTCGCGAGGAGAATGAAATTCGAGAAAAGTTAGACGTTAGTTCGTCTTTAAGGGCACCACGTGGAAAAATCTCAACACGGAAGACTGCTGTTCAAGTATCCGACAATCATGTATATTCTACAGACTCCAACCAGATACCAAAAACACAAG ACCCAGAAGTCTTGATGGAGGTGTACGTCAGCGCTGTAGAGAACCCAAGCCAATTCTGGGTTCAAGTTGTAGGTCCTGGTGCAGTAGCATTGGATGAGTTAGTAGCAGAAATGACAGAGTATTACCGCGACGAAGAAAACTTGGAGTTACACATGCTCAAGGAT GTAAGCGTCGGACAAATGGTGGCTGCGAAGTTTCCTTTTGATGAGCGGTGGTACCGTGCTGAAGTTGTCACCAAACTCGAAAACGATCGTTACGAAGTGTATTTCGTGGATTACGGCGACCATGAAGCATTAACTATTAAAGAGATGATGGAACTTCGGACAGACTTTTTAAGTTTACGTCTACAGGCAATTGAATGCTCTCTGGCAAATGTAAAGCCTCG TGATAATGAATGGAGTTCGGAAGCTTGTGACAGATTTGCAGAGCTCAGTTGGGTGGCCCAGTGGAAAGCACTGACGGCGAAAGTTCGAGGATATAAAGAACGTGTTCTAGCTGGTGGAAGCTCTCGCCGAGAAGGCTCACCCATTCCTTGTGTTGATCTTTACAATAAAACTGATAGCCGG gaTATCAACATAGGAAAAGAATTGGTAAATGAAGGTATGGCTGAGGACGAAGGGCCTTGGTCGTCAGCGAGTTCTACTCTTTCCTTGAACCGTCGTGATATTCACGAATCGACAACGATGCCAAGAGTTAGTTCTTCCGAAACACCATCACCTCCACCCCCAACAACGCGGCTTCCAGAAAATGGTACTCACTCTCCACAGACTTTACATCTTCCTGGAAATTCGAATCAAACAATTGTTGAGATTGATTTGACCACACCGAAG AAGCAGAACAGCTCTATAGAAACAGTCGATTTGGTGACTCCGTTGAAGACAACAGATGAAACAAATAGTTGGAAAAGTAAGAAATGGTAG